A window of the Cuculus canorus isolate bCucCan1 chromosome 3, bCucCan1.pri, whole genome shotgun sequence genome harbors these coding sequences:
- the PEX13 gene encoding peroxisome biogenesis factor 13 — protein sequence MASQPPPPKPWENRRLPGTAAAFKSADLGDNLLTRPGQPTVARIPPPILPRPSQQTGSSSLSTFRPAYSSSFSPGYGSYGTSFYGSYSPYSYGYGAYGGLGYNRFRIDDIPPSRFVQQAEESSRGAFQSIESIVHAFASVSMMMDATFSAVYNSFRAVLDVANHFSRLKVHFTKVFSAFALVRTIRYLYQRLQQLLGLRQSSENEDLWAESEGTVARAGLEDKMANSAKSWPIFLFFAVIMGGPYLIWKLLSTYSDEEAVSSNWASGEDDHVVGRAEYDFSALSEEEISFRAGDILKLAPKEQQPKIRGWLLASYDGQTKGLVPANYIKILGKRRGRKTVDLERITKQQPAFTSTSVRGSTAAVTLEEQEAAFDSVFAGSNKVPLASDSTVVSGEKQEL from the exons ATGGCGTCGCAGCCGCCGCCTCCCAAGCCCTGGGAGAACCGGCGGCTGCCGGGCACCGCAGCCGCCTTCAA GTCTGCTGACTTGGGTGACAACCTGCTGACCAGACCTGGACAACCCACAGTTGCACGAATACCTCCGCCTATTTTGCCAAGACCATCACAGCAAACAGGAAGCAGTAGCCTGAGTACTTTCAGGCCAGCGTATAGcagttctttttctccaggctatgGTTCATATGGAACCTCTTTTTATGGAAGCTATAGTCCTTACAGTTACGGATATGGTGCTTATGGTGGTTTGGGTTATAACCGCTTCCGTATTGATGATATTCCTCCCAGCAGGTTTGTTCAGCAGGCtgaagagagcagcagaggtgcATTTCAGTCCATTGAAAGTATTGTGCATGCATTTGCCTCAGTTAGCATGATGATGGATGCTACCTTTTCAGCTGTGTACAACAGTTTCAGAGCTGTGTTGGATGTAGCCAATCACTTCTCCCGCCTCAAAGTACATTTCACAAAGgtgttttcagcttttgctttagTGAGAACTATAAGATATCTCTACCAACGTCTGCAACAATTACTAGGCCTGCGACAGAGCTCTGAGAATGAAGATTTGTGGGCTGAAAGTGAGGGAACAGTGGCTCGCGCTGGCCTTGAAGACAAGATGGCTAACTCTGCAAAATCATGGCccattttcttgttctttgctgtTATAATGGGAGGTCCCTATCTGATTTGGAAACTACTTTCCACATACAGTGACGAAGAAGCAG TATCTAGTAACTGGGCAAGTGGAGAAGATGATCATGTAGTTGGAAGAGCAGAATATGATTTCAGTGCTCtctcagaagaagaaatttctttccGTGCTGGTGACATCCTAAAATTAGCACCCAAAG aacagCAACCCAAAATCCGTGGTTGGCTTTTGGCTAGTTATGATGGCCAAACGAAAGGACTTGTGCCAGCTAATTACATCAAAATCCTGGGCAAAAGAAGAGGTAGGAAAACTGTGGACCTGGAAAGGATTACAAAGCAACAGCCAGCCTTTACCAGCACATCTGTCAGAGGATCCACTGCCGCTGTGACTTTAGAGGAGCAGGAAGCTGCTTTTGATTCTGTTTTTGCTGGAAGTAACAAAGTTCCGCTTGCATCTGACTCCACTGTGGTTAGTGGAGAGAAACAGGAACTCTAA